DNA from Vitis vinifera cultivar Pinot Noir 40024 chromosome 19, ASM3070453v1:
taaaattcggaAAACACTGCCAAACATACCCTTACTTTGAATGTTAGAGTCCTTGACTTTGTAACTACTTTCAAATTtaccatattttcaaataagtgAATCCCAAgactttttctccttttaataataatgattaatataaaaaaaattacaaattataaaacttaaaaaaaaaagatgatttaAAAGATAACGAtggataaagaaataaataatatgaatgagtttaaaaaaattgtgatatcCTACATTAGATAAGAGGAATTTTGATACTATACAAGTATAAATCATTCCTAATCATATATACGCGTTCTAAAGTCATAAAAGCTCTTTTGAGCCCAAAGTAGAAGATATTTACATGATTAAATGCGAGTCATTACAAATTTGTAATGTCTCACattagataaaaaaagaaagttgttaaactatatatgtatgaatcCCTTTTAACTATatagatgttttttaaaactgtgaAAACCTCCTTGGGTGTagagcggacaatatctacacagttaCATGTAGTTCGTTACTAATAATATTAGAGATGATTCCTAACCACGGTGTGGAGGTTTGTTTTGCCCTATTAGTGGTATCTGTCTATTTGATCTCGCAATCTTGTAAAACACAACGAAGACATTATATTTACATAAGGGGTATTTGTGATGTTTTACCCATACTAACGTTGTATAATTATTGGTTTCTCTTAATCCTATTATCGTGAAGGCTATTTACTATGTTGGGTACAAGTCACTACAAAAATacttaaacataattttttttttttcaaattaaacccaaatataaaaatttatatatatatataaacaaacaaAGGAATTGTTTTCTCAGTCGAccagggttttttttttttaaaaaaaaaaaaagaattattttggTCCACAACTCGAGTTGCAAGCTCCAAACAATGTTAGAAGTAAATTCGTCGGACCGCATTATCATCAGGACGTCAAATTTGGAATTTGTAATTCTCTTCTTAGAAATAGGACAATTTATTCCATTGGATTTACTAGGGATATGAGGTCTATGACCGGTCCAGGAAATTGTGATGGGTATTTTTCTGGCACTAGAAGGaccatcatcatcaaatacTATTTAATCTTACACTCATCATGTATTTAAAAACTCAAATCTATCTTTATCTAcccaaaaatatgaaaaaataaaaataaaaataaatttaaaattaataaattattttttacacattattttaaattaatataatttattttaatttttttatataaaaattaaataatttaaatatatataaatttctaattaaatttttttataattcatgtCACATAccattgattgattgattgaacaagaaaaaaaaatgaatatttgtaTGTGCCCATAAATTTTTAAGACCATTCAACTAACAACTGTTTGCCTGGTTGAGTGGGGTGTGCACACCATAAATGAGTGATGCCCCACactcatgcatctttttcaaacATTCGAGCTctagttttttctttaaatttcagCCCTAAACACCTCCACTAATGTTATCTTCTAGTGACATCAACTATCCACCATGCAAAATTCAACTCAccaataatattatttcaataccatttaatttttattttacataattaatattttatttttttatttattttaaataaatataaaattttatctgaAATTGGTTAAACAAACACTCTACATACAAAATTTGTTATCCCATtgcattattttcattttttttatttacaataaaaaggaaaaaaacctaaaaaatgaCCCACTACTTCAACAAAATTGCTAATATATCCCACTCTTCCTTTCTcctttacattttaaaaaaaaatacaaaagaaaaacaagagcCCAACAAAAAGAGTAATATCCGACTAAGCACATTTCTTAacctttttataattaatataagaGTAATAGTTGTTATTATTAAAAGTGAAATTGTGCTTTGACCCCTTATTTTTCTTAGAATTCCACCACCAATGCCCTCTTTCACTGGGAACCCCCGTCACGTGACTCACGTGTGCCTTGGTCTTCCTCGCAACTCCTCGTACCTCCGGCGGGGTGTACGTCCGAATCAGAGGCCATTTTATCCCGTTAAAGAAAGGGTGCCGTTTAATATCCGTCGCACCCCTGGAGAACCCTAGACGCTTCCTTGGGTCCTTGACTAATAGTCTTTCAATCAAGTCTCTTGCTTCTGTAATTCCGACccccttttcttcttcatctctGGCTTGGAACTTAACTTGCCGGGTCGATGCTATATTGCGCAAGGTGGCTTCTTTGCTCCCTCCTTTAAAAGGAGTCGTTCCATGCAACATCTCAAATATAAACACCCCAAACGCCCACCAGTCAACGCCGTTGCCATGGCCGGTGCCAGCGACCAACTCCGGCGCCAGGTATTCGTGGGTTCCGACGCAGGACCTGGAAAACGCGTCCGTCGGCTCGGCCACGAACTCCGCCACCACCTCTTCTGCCGCCTCCCGCGATCCGAAACATCCATGAACCGGTCTCGTCCGAGCTCGGCTCTCCAGTATAGGCACCACATCGGCCTTGAAGCACAAGTCGAAGTCTGACAACATGATGTGGCCATCCTCACGGAGTAAAACGTTTTCCGGCTTCAGATCCCGGTAAACGACGCCAGTGGCGTGAAGGTACTCAAGGGCTACCAGCACCTCGGCCGCGTAGAACCTGACCGCGTCGACCGGTAGCCGGTTTCCGGGCTGCTTGCGAAGGAGGGAGTGGAGGTCGCCACCGGGGCAGTAATCGATGAGGAGGCAAGTGTAGTGGGAGACTTCGAGGTGGGCATAGAGCGTAGGCAGAAAAGGGTGGTCGAGCGCTGAGAGGATGTCGGCCTCCATTTGCACGTGAGAGAGCTTCTTGTTCGTTAGAGCATCTCTATCCACTACCTTGAGGGCGAAGTTGGCAGCGTCGCAGTCTCGGAGGCGACAGAGGAAGACACGGCCGAGGTTGCCGGTGCCTAGGTGGCGGAGGAGCTTGAGGTGGCGAAGGTGAAGTGCTCCATCTGACGACAACGTAGTGGCGGCGTTGATTGCCGACCAATGCGGGTCAGATTTGCGGTGAGGACGATGGTGGAGGTTGGCCGCAGCGGTGGCTCCGGCAGTTGAGGTGGAGAGGCGTGACTCGTTGAAGCTGAGAGTGAGACTGGAGCGGGCGAGGCTGGTGCGAGCGCTGGAGGATGCAAAGGTGCGGTCGGTGGCTGTGGTGACGGAGGAGGTGGTGGAGGTGAAGCTGAAATCAATATCAGTATCAGATGGAAAAAAGGTTTCTTCATCCATCGCTACGAAAAATGGTGTGATCGGTGGAAACACAGATGAGTTGTTATAAAGGAAAGATAATGGAAAGTGGGCTCAaaacaaatgtttttttaataaagatgtGTCTAAGTTGACTCAAAGGTAAGACTCCAGCACATAATGTTCGCAGAGGGCGTAATAAGAGCGTTAGGTTGAcctaaattactttttatttttaattataaaataacttagaTATTTACTAGGAACCGCGTTTGTCTTGGGAGTCTAAACCAGCTACTTCCACTACTATCAATTTAATTCTATcacaaataattcaaatattttattatcttcTTACCTacccaaatttaattttgaagtgaaataaattatttaaaatttaattaatgctatatcaaaaaaatataataattagtaattgaatttttttttaatgaaaatattcaagaaataaagtgaatatatgagaaaaaaatataatattaacataaaaagtaatttaaaccaatgtttttataattggatcaaatattaaataaaaaaagttttttttgtttatgattCATTAATTTGATCGataattgaataaaaggatgaaaAGGAGGTGGTATTGAATCGGAATTTGTTGATTCCATCTGATTTTCAAAACATTGATataaacaaaaagaataagaataaaagaaattttataagCCTAATTTGATATTTGGATCCATGACAGAATAGAAAGcaagagaaacaattatttgTTAGTTATGAAATTAAGAGAACAtagcagaagaaaaaaaaaaaatcttggacCGAAAGTCAGCGGAGCCGCCGGACACGCCAAATTGTAGCCGACTTCTGCCTTGCTTCATtggaaatataaagaaatattgattaaaaaaaccataaatgAAGAAGTGAAAATTCTACATCGGGTAAGAAAGAGGATGGAGGGAAGGCATGTGATGGGGCCCACGTTGAACTGAAGAGAGTTTGTGTCTGCCACGTGGTAAACATTTGGCCTACATTGTCGCTTCTCCACTGCGTTTCATTTATGATTtctgaatttaatgattttaataataaataaaaaaatgttagattATGTAGAATTATTCATCAATAATGCCTTTCACCTATCTATTTAATGGTCATAATTagctcaatttaaaaaaaatattaaattaaattatggacCGGGCTACGGGGCTAGAGAGATTAGGCACCAAGTCACATTTAATAAGGGGTGGAATTTCATTAGTGGCAAGTGCCGACTATGCTACAGTTCTATTTAGATGATTTGTTTAGCTCAAATAGACCGTAGTCCGGATTTTTTGACATGTAGCGAGTCTTTCTTTGGCAGAGTTGAGCTACAGCAAGAACAATGGTAATGGTGGCCAAAACCAACAACTAGGTTGTACTCGAAATGTGGCGGGGTTGTTGATTTTGGAGAAAGTGGGAGAAAAGAGAGATGTGGTTTTATGGAGTGTGATGTCTTATTATGAGTTAGTGTTTTTACTAATGTTTTTAGAGTAAGAATGGtcattaaagtaaaaaaattgttaatttatgGTTTATTGGTCAAATTAACAATTGTATCATTGacgttataaatatataatttatatattattaaaattaaaaataattataaaaataaaaatgataatttatatatgatttaaaaattataaagttatttgaaaatttgaaaattagtttttaattagaaattaaaattaaaatcataattttgatttaaatttttttggttaatttaaattaaaatcacaagttttaaaaatcataaagttaaacaaataataaatataaaataaataataatgggtatgaactaataaataataaggttaatttttttaaaaaaattggaaatggcAGTGCCGTAGTAGTAAAGAGGGGGGGGGGCTGGGAGTGATCGGGGGCTGGAGGTTCACGTAGTTGGAAAGGGAAGGAGAAAAGGAGTAGTGCCGCAGTAGGGAGGTGGGGGAGGAGCGCAATTGAGGCGTGTTGGTGGCGGCAATGTAGGCGAATAGTGCTGGAGCATGGGCAAGCGCAAGGGGTTGAAAAGAAACATTTTATACTAAGCAAAACAATGTCGTTTTGatgggtgaaaaaaaaaagttcaaaatggtTGAAACATCCTATTCGTCGGTCGGACCATCGATTCATCCGGTCCGATTCAGGTTCAACCATCTACCGGCTTAATTCACCGGATCGGATTGGAACCATGATCAGTCGATTtagtccgatttttaaaaccatggttttTAGTCGATAGAGGGActcatttttattgtaaaataatttatttttaagaattagaagcgtctcttattttatttattttaaaaaggaaaaataaaataaaaaataaaactttaatgtgacttttttaaagaaaaaaacaagtgaagACAGAGTCCAAAGTCAGGCTAGGTTATTTATTGGAGAGATATTGATAACACCCCTATAAGCCTAAAAAGGTCATTATTAAAAGAGTGGAAGGAATTTTAGCagttaattaataaatcatgtataccaagaaaagaataagtACAAATAAATGTACAATAAAATATGATGGTTCCCAAATTATAAGAATATACAACATTGgtagatgaaaaatacataaattgatttattagattaattagaaaaattatttttattattcaaatattacaacacaattttaagaaattttgaaagaatatatttgtattattaaaaacgagtttgaatcaattttaatttatttatttataaaaaaaaaatcaacttattAACAAATGACCTAATTcagttttattttcaagaaaatttgattttatttatgagaaaatggtttttatttgtttttattagaaaaattattattttttcaattttatttacacaATGTGTTTCACTATGGTTTTTATTTAGGAAAAGTGATTTTTGCAATTTTGTTTAGAAAAAGGgtctttacaaaattatttataaaagatattttagtCCTTTCTTTACAAGAGAAatgatttttgttatttttatggaaaaacaaaaagtttataataagttatgaaaaaatagaaaaacaaacaacttagagtttgaaagtaaattgctttcaacaaaaagctaaaaaaataaacgctttttaaattttgtaactTCCCAATTTTGCCATATTTCGCCTTTAATTGTATATATCACATGTCAAATGTCTGTGATCTATAATTTATCGAacccaaattttgttaaattgagAAGCCACAATTTTGAAGATTAATTTAGTGATAATTTAAttcactaaaaaaattgatatctatAAATGCCCTCGCTTCAAGACGAATCATGTACATGCCTTGTCATGTCTGAGGGATGTGCCTCGAAGTTAGCCTTCTTtttcttagaaattttttttttccaaagaaatattttaataggaagtttcctatttcaaaaatatctctctCATTTTTCCTAAAtactattttgttttcttccttcCCTTCCATTTGGTGTCAAATGAAGATTTTATGTTAATAGGAAAGTTTTTAATTTGaacattcaatttctttttttcataggcatcattgttttcaatttatcctccctaattttttttttatacaaagaGGACAATGATTTGAGAAGCTCATCTCAAACTCACAACGAAAAGTCTTTCGCCTTTGGTGGATCTTTAAACTTGTATGTcttgttccattttttttcttctttcaaacttctttttttaataatttttttaactttttttttcaaggaagaaaaagacTCATCATTCCTAAACTcatgtcatttaaaaaaaaattacctgaaCACTTCAAGAGGAATTTTTAACAAACttaaatattcataaaaaaaaattatgaatatttaaaatttgacctTCATGTGATTAAATTGTAGCCTTGATGAAGACAAGTCAAAACCTTGATACTATAccgagaaaataaaggctatgattaattaagaaaaacacccaaaaggggtggtgaattaggttttttaataactttttcaaCATAACAagttcaaacacaatataatataaaaaaataaagagatagagttaaagaattcaaactcgggttttatagtgtttgagcacttccttgcctacgtccactctcatcaatctcctaaccaagtgagagttccactaacttgaagcttcaaccaagtttccaatcttcttacacttggatttcggtTCCATTGAgttcttacacaatctcttcaagatttaaacctcttgaaggcttttaACACTCAgtttttacaaaaatgaatccctcaacctagcttagagatagctcaaatacaaaaacaaagctaggatgactcacaagggtgcactaaaggatatgtaagtgatgatttaatgcactaagaaagaaatgaaagcttttaggacaagaacaggtaggtagaaaattgattgcaagtgttctctatatcataaatgaagtggagctctcaatttataggtgtCTAAACTCGGGAGCCAAAAATAGCAAAAGGCAGTCTCGACCGGTCAAGTTAGGGGTCGAttggttcactagccgttggagcatttaatgctttggcaggttaTCGTTGTCTCGACCGAAGGTCGACCGGATTTCGACTGGACAAGGGCAACCGGTTGACCAATTCCCCAATCGGTTGAGCCGGTTAGCCAGAGCCTCGACTAGTTTAGCCTTTTGGCcccaaaaacctatctttttcaattcttttcttttataacaCTTAGGCAATGTCTTTAGAtgaattaatatgtcaattttaaaacgttttgcttaaggtacatttgataaaactcggtttttaatgaaatcaaaattttgaaggataaaccgagttttcaaatatgcatgaaaccatatgaaaatcctaagtgcacccatgcattcatcttacattcgtttcctatgatcaaaagtcttccaaaagtctcgatcttgtatccatttggtcatttgatgaattttcgaatttatacctgagattctttaccattcaaatcaattagtcacttaaccatggtttgttatcatcaaaacccgattaggagaacccttgggttaACATATACAATGTTGTACTTTCGACACTTGATATCCTTAAGTGCTAAGGTCCTTACTCATGCGAATTGGCTTGACTTGGATGCATAGTGATGTtcaaactttaatatttaattaaaattgaaactaCACTTAACACTTATGTAGACAAGTCATAACCTTGATACTACATAATGTTATACTTTCGATACTTGATGCAACTTAAGTGCCAAAGTCCTCACTTATGTGAATTGGCTTGACTTGGGTACATAGTGACTTTCAAAcattaacatttaattaaaattggaacTACACTAAACACTATGTAGACAAGTCATTTGACGCTACATGGTGTTATACTTTCGACACTTGATATGGCTCAAGTGCTAAAATTCTCACTCATGTGAATTAGCTTGACTTAGGTGCATAATGATGttcaaactttaaaatttaattaaaattgaaattacaatTACCACTTATGTAGACAAGTCATAGCCTTGACACTATATGAGGTTGTATTTTTGACACTTGATACATCTTAAGTGCTAAAGTCTCCGCTTATGTGAATTGGCTTGACTTGGGTGCATGGTGATGTTCAAACttcaacatttaattaaaattgaaattactCTAAACATCTATGTAGATAAGTCATAACCTTGATGCTATGTGGCATTGTACTTTCGACACTTGATGCGGCTTAAGTGTTAACGTTCTCACTCATACGAATTGACTTGACTTAAGTGCTAAAGTCTCCACTCATGTGAATTGGCTTGACTTGGGTACATGGTGATGTTCTAACttcaacatttaattaaaattggaattaCTCTAAACATCTATGTAGATAAGTCATAACCTTGATGTTATGTGGCATTGTCTTTCGACACTTGATGCGGCTTAAGTGTTAAGGTCCTCGCTCATACAAATTGACTTGACTTGGGTGCATAGTGACATTTAAactttagtttttaattaaatttgaaattacacTTAACAACTATGTAGACAAGTCATAACCTCAACACTATGTTGTGTTGTACTTTCGAGACTTTATGTGGCTTTAGTACTAAAGTTCTCACTCATACGAATTGACTTGACTTTGATACATAGTGATGTTCAAactttaacatttaattaaaagtagAACTACATTTAACACTTATGTAGATAAGTTGTGGTGTTGTAATTTTGATAGTCAATGTGACTTAAGTGTTATAGTTCTCAATCATGCGAATTGACTTGACTTGGATGTAGAGTGGTATTCAACTTCTAAcacttaattaaaattggaacTACATACAACACCTGTGTAGGCAAGTCATAACCTTGATGTTGCGCAATGTTGTACTTTTGACACTTGAAATGGCTAAAGTGCTAAAGTCCTCCCTCATGAGAATTAAATTGATTTGGATGCATAATGGTTTCTaactttttaacacttaatcAAAATTGGAGTCATGTTTAATGCCCATGTAGATATTCTATACTCTTGGCACTGCATAGTGTACAACTGTTAACACTTTATTAAAATTGGGCCTATACTtgacttacttttttttttttctttttttgttggtAGTGATTGAACTCAGATAGTTTTCCTAAGTTTCCTATGTACCTTTCATGGAGAAGGGATGAAgtcaaacataatttaattttttattttttttatttcatgctctaactttttccaaaactaatgaATTTAATCTTATAAGCATAAGTTCTAACCTTTGTCTAAACCACATTTTCAGGTTTTCAACTTAGCGGacttttgtttctatttttttatttttttatttttggtgttgTACATAGTTTAAGCTCATACGAGCTAGTAGTTCAATATGACTTAAGCGTAGTATCACTTAAAGAATTTTCCATTGATGACACCAACTCTTAATCCATCTTAAATGATAATCTTATAAGCACCATTGGTGTAAACTTCTTACACTATATAAGACCCCTCTCACTTTGATGTAAATTTGCTACAAGTCTTATGTACCTATGAAGAAAATCCATCCAagttttctaataatttttttaaaaaaatggattttctaaAAACGAACATGGGTTGATTTCTGAAACATTCATCTCTCATTCTCTTGGTtttgtgcaaaaacccattttgTTCTTGTATGAATTCAAGAAGAGGTCGAGATCGAGCTTGGTACAAACTCCAAGTGTGCCCCGAAAGAAGAAGGTGAGAAGTTGAAagtgaaggtactagtcaagtggttTGGGAAAGATTGGTTGGCTTGAgataggtaaaaccttgtattcagattttatttttcatagtggATGTTTTCAATCAGTAATAGgcccatggttttttatctcttcggagatttttcatgtaaatttaTGGTGTCTCattgtctctctttctcttcttaGCATCAGTTTTCAGTTTCaagaatttattataattttgattgtCTACTATTTGATTGAATGATGAAGAGAAATGACTATGAATAATGATAATGGGTTTACGAATAGTAAGAACTAAATCACCAACTTGAAAGGATCGAGGGCGAACCCTTTTGTTAAAAGCAATATTTTCAGAACCAAACCAATCattgaaccaaaaaagttaCCAGTTTACGAACCAGCAATCGAACTGCGGTCAAAttggtgacatcataaatatatattttattattttatatattattaaaatttttaaaaataataaattctatctaaattttgatAGCATCTACCttgtttgttgagttttttcacaaaaaattttatttgtagaAGTCATCAATCATCACATATCATATGTATAACATAATATAAGATATTATACATTCATAATGTCAATAAAcccaatatttatcaaataatcaaaccattGCTATCCTATAATgaccaaattatcaaagagttgttaacttaaCACATTGTCCATAATAGATAATATAAATATCAACCACAACACTTAAATAGTTACTCAACATATAACATGTCCATGTTTGAGTATTCATGAAGATTGttgcatattaaaaaatataaaattcatgtcttcatgcattttggaaattggaatatggagattgaaaatgagcatttggaaaaccaaagttctcCACATCAAGCCCTTCTATAGCCACGCCACCACCATCCtcatcatttataaaaaaatattaaatatattaacaagaaatcatttttgaagaaaagaatataattattgaacttttataagtttaaatattctATTAACCAATGTGAAAACTTGaaccttccacttcatttattggaattgaCCCTTTTTCATGTAGAatattttccaattcttcaacaTCTAGCTCTGTTGGCTAATCCTCGTCAACTATCCAAAAATCGGTCTcatcaatgcatgcatagtTAATGGGATCATAGGTTCTTTTCTTGTTATagaacccaaaaaagaaaagcatataattattcataattttgaataaatctTGTA
Protein-coding regions in this window:
- the LOC100257743 gene encoding serine/threonine-protein kinase WAG1, producing the protein MDEETFFPSDTDIDFSFTSTTSSVTTATDRTFASSSARTSLARSSLTLSFNESRLSTSTAGATAAANLHHRPHRKSDPHWSAINAATTLSSDGALHLRHLKLLRHLGTGNLGRVFLCRLRDCDAANFALKVVDRDALTNKKLSHVQMEADILSALDHPFLPTLYAHLEVSHYTCLLIDYCPGGDLHSLLRKQPGNRLPVDAVRFYAAEVLVALEYLHATGVVYRDLKPENVLLREDGHIMLSDFDLCFKADVVPILESRARTRPVHGCFGSREAAEEVVAEFVAEPTDAFSRSCVGTHEYLAPELVAGTGHGNGVDWWAFGVFIFEMLHGTTPFKGGSKEATLRNIASTRQVKFQARDEEEKGVGITEARDLIERLLVKDPRKRLGFSRGATDIKRHPFFNGIKWPLIRTYTPPEVRGVARKTKAHVSHVTGVPSERGHWWWNSKKNKGSKHNFTFNNNNYYSYINYKKVKKCA